The genomic DNA CGGCTACGACAAGCCGGCCTGCGTGTTCGCCCCCCTGCTGTCGGGACTTTCCGGCGGCAAGATGTCCGCTTCGGAAGCAGGGTCGAAAATAAACCTCACTGACGATGGGGAAGCCATCGACGAGAAGATCGGCGGCGCGTACTGCCCAGCCGGAGAGACCGAAGAAAACGGCGTCTTGGAGTATCTCGAATACCTCGTCTTCCCGGTGTTTGACCAGCGCGACACGTCGTTCGTCGTCGAGCGGCCGGAAAAGTACGGCGGCGACCTTGAATACGGGACCTACGACGAGCTTGAGGCGGACTTCGTCTCCGGAGAGCTACACCCCGCTGACCTCAAGCCCGCTGCCGCCGCCGCCATTGACGAAGTCGTCGCCCCGGTTCGAGAACTGCTCCTCGAAGACCCCGAGCTGCTTGCGTCGGCCTACCCCGAGCGCTACGAGTAGTTTCTCACTCGATTTCGAGCCACTCGTCGGCCCATTCTTCGATTTCGTCGAACACCGGCGCGAGCGAGCGACCCTTCTGTGTTAATGAGTAGTACGTCGCAACCGGTGCGTCCTCTTCGAGTCGTCGCTCGACGAACTCCGTCTCCTGAAGGTCGTCAAGCACGCGCGACAGCGTTCGGGAGTTGGCCCCCGTCGAACGCTTCAGTTCGTTGAACCGCTTTTCGCCGTGCTGGAGGTCATGCAGCACGAGCAGCCGCCATTTTGAGCCGATTTGGTCCATCGACTCGACGACCGGACATGCCGCCTCCAACCGACGCTGAGTGTTCGACATAGACGCCGATACAACAGCCGGGAATAAATACTCACGCCCCGCCGGTAGCGGCACACACAAGCGGGTCGCGCCCCTATCCAATAATATGTATACAGGCCGCACGGAGAAGCCCTGCTGTCTCTGCGGGCGTCCGGAACCGGACCACCGCATCGACATCCCGCCGCGCGCGATTCAACTGCTAAAACACTCCGGGCCGATAGCGTGGCAGGACATCGAGGGTGCTGTCTCGCTGTACTTTTGTGAAGACGACTGGCAGACGGTCAAAGACCTAGTGCTGGAGACCGGGATGAGCCCGCTGTCCCGCTGCAACGCCGGCCGGGCGTCGTTCGTCCTCAGAGAGGATTTCGAGGCGCTGTTAAACGATGTCCGCGACGAACCGGACCAGCGACCGCTCGAACGGGAACTCCGCGAGAAGGCCGAATCGGCTGTCGACCGCTACGAAGATGGTGATGACCTCGTTGAGGCGAGAGACCTCGTTGAAGCCCGTGTCGTCCTCTGGGCACTTGCGGACCTTGACACACGGCAACCCCAAGCCGACGCGTGATTCGGGTACCTGCTGACAATATTTCAGTGTCTATCTCTGACAGCTATATTCTA from Natronomonas pharaonis DSM 2160 includes the following:
- a CDS encoding winged helix-turn-helix transcriptional regulator, with the translated sequence MSNTQRRLEAACPVVESMDQIGSKWRLLVLHDLQHGEKRFNELKRSTGANSRTLSRVLDDLQETEFVERRLEEDAPVATYYSLTQKGRSLAPVFDEIEEWADEWLEIE